One genomic region from Bacillus sp. SLBN-46 encodes:
- a CDS encoding phytoene/squalene synthase family protein, protein MIDSNLISACEELMKRHSASFYAAFRFLPSPRKEAVFVIYAFCRMIDDSVDEPESSPYTLSELETLFDHLETAEGHFIWPCLRWLFSSFPISKEPFYKQISGQKMDTTLTNYETMEELELYCERVAGSVGEMLLPVLHDQPSSEVELAGVYLGKAMQIVNIIRDVGEDQQRGRRYIPREWMEQYHYTQEEFETNVVNFRFKRMLTGLMNVAEDWFSKGLENIDTYPENSAFSIKLAAGYYAAIMEAVRHNEYQVYTSRAIVSDKKKKMILLAALQGSIQNEVHSIEA, encoded by the coding sequence GTGATTGATTCAAACTTAATCTCTGCTTGTGAGGAATTGATGAAGAGGCATTCTGCGAGCTTTTATGCGGCTTTTCGTTTTTTACCTTCACCAAGAAAAGAAGCGGTGTTTGTTATTTATGCTTTTTGTAGAATGATTGATGATTCTGTTGATGAGCCGGAATCCTCACCCTATACATTAAGCGAACTTGAGACTTTATTTGATCATTTGGAAACAGCGGAGGGTCACTTTATCTGGCCGTGTTTAAGGTGGCTATTTAGTAGCTTTCCCATTTCAAAAGAGCCGTTTTATAAGCAGATATCCGGGCAGAAAATGGATACGACCCTAACAAACTATGAAACAATGGAAGAGCTCGAATTATATTGTGAAAGAGTCGCAGGTTCTGTGGGGGAGATGCTTCTTCCTGTTCTTCATGATCAACCTTCGAGTGAGGTAGAACTTGCGGGCGTGTACCTTGGAAAAGCGATGCAGATTGTGAATATTATCCGGGATGTAGGAGAAGATCAACAAAGAGGACGCCGATATATTCCTAGGGAATGGATGGAGCAATATCATTATACACAAGAGGAGTTTGAGACAAATGTGGTCAATTTTCGCTTTAAGCGAATGCTGACGGGTCTGATGAATGTGGCTGAGGATTGGTTTTCAAAGGGGTTAGAAAACATTGACACCTATCCTGAAAACAGTGCCTTCTCTATTAAACTAGCTGCAGGTTATTATGCAGCCATTATGGAGGCAGTAAGACATAATGAGTACCAAGTGTATACAAGTAGAGCGATTGTGAGTGACAAGAAAAAGAAGATGATACTCTTGGCAGCTCTTCAAGGATCCATCCAAAATGAGGTTCACTCTATTGAAGCTTAG
- a CDS encoding phytoene desaturase family protein — protein sequence MEIGIVGAGVGGLVSALLLSKQGHQVTIYEKEGYLGGRLTFQGNGRYQIDQGPTIVLLPELLLSILEEAGISKEDIPLIPCEPLYDLHFHDGSTYTKYRDLPTQLKVLEQKFPGESKNLLKYLSDMANVFELGMEAFLSKTFKRKQDFLTIENIKLLAQSKAYKTLKNFNASYFSHPNLQEAYSLQSLYIGGSPYEVPALYGLVSYSEHAHGIWYLKGGYGSLIPILEKACIEQGVKINLHSKVDRLLIEASVCKGLSVNNETTFYDAVIFNGDFPNLYSMMGKKKKEKKFQPSSGCVLIYLGVSKRFPKAKAHQFYLPKDFEKNMTQVFKTKQIPEDPSYYVFNPVALEDEAAPPGESVLYFLIPVPSGDQIDWETSGPMLAEQVLMKAEKHFIGLREAVEWMEIRTPADSIRDGLYQGGSFGIAPNLFQSGGFRPQLSPFKIDRLYSVGASIHPGGGIPIVLQGARLLSELIKKELRT from the coding sequence ATGGAAATAGGCATTGTGGGTGCTGGGGTTGGAGGGTTGGTATCTGCCTTGCTGCTTTCAAAACAAGGCCATCAAGTAACCATTTATGAAAAGGAAGGATACCTGGGTGGAAGGTTGACCTTCCAAGGAAACGGACGTTACCAAATTGACCAAGGACCGACCATCGTACTTTTACCGGAGCTTTTATTAAGTATTTTAGAAGAGGCTGGAATTTCGAAGGAAGATATTCCATTGATTCCATGCGAGCCTTTATATGATCTTCATTTTCATGATGGGTCAACGTATACGAAGTACAGAGACTTGCCCACACAGCTTAAAGTATTGGAGCAGAAGTTTCCTGGGGAGTCAAAGAATCTTCTAAAATACCTTTCAGATATGGCCAACGTCTTCGAATTAGGGATGGAAGCTTTTTTGAGCAAGACATTTAAACGCAAGCAGGATTTTCTAACTATAGAAAATATCAAACTATTAGCACAATCCAAAGCATACAAAACCTTAAAGAATTTTAATGCCTCTTATTTTTCTCATCCTAACCTTCAAGAGGCTTACTCCTTACAATCTTTGTATATCGGTGGTTCGCCATATGAGGTGCCGGCCCTATACGGATTAGTTTCCTATAGTGAGCATGCCCATGGTATTTGGTACTTAAAGGGAGGGTACGGGAGTCTTATTCCCATTTTAGAAAAAGCATGTATAGAACAGGGAGTTAAAATTAATCTCCATTCAAAAGTGGACCGCCTCCTCATTGAAGCGAGTGTGTGCAAAGGTTTGTCTGTGAATAACGAAACGACTTTCTACGATGCAGTTATTTTTAATGGTGATTTTCCCAATCTTTATTCAATGATGGGAAAAAAGAAAAAGGAAAAGAAATTTCAACCTTCTTCCGGCTGTGTGTTGATTTACCTTGGTGTTTCGAAGCGATTTCCAAAGGCAAAAGCCCATCAGTTCTATTTGCCGAAAGATTTTGAAAAGAATATGACTCAAGTATTTAAGACAAAACAAATACCTGAAGACCCATCCTATTATGTGTTTAATCCGGTTGCACTGGAGGATGAAGCGGCTCCACCTGGGGAAAGTGTTCTATATTTCTTAATTCCAGTTCCGTCAGGAGATCAAATCGATTGGGAAACATCAGGACCGATGCTAGCTGAGCAGGTTTTAATGAAAGCAGAAAAGCACTTTATCGGTTTGCGTGAAGCGGTGGAATGGATGGAGATTCGTACCCCAGCAGATTCTATTCGTGACGGATTATATCAAGGGGGAAGCTTTGGGATTGCTCCTAATCTATTTCAATCAGGAGGATTTAGACCGCAGTTATCTCCGTTTAAGATTGATAGATTGTACAGTGTGGGAGCCTCGATTCACCCTGGTGGGGGGATCCCAATCGTGCTACAGGGGGCGCGACTATTAAGTGAGCTAATAAAAAAGGAGCTGAGAACGTGA
- a CDS encoding phytoene desaturase family protein, translated as MSRSKKVTVIGAGPGGLAVSMLLAAKGYDVVVYEKQSYIGGRTSRLTLGEYNFDLGPTFFMMPDILEEIFQMAGRQLQDYVQIQEINPLYTLKFQDLSFTPTRNYEEMIQEIENKFPGNGAGYDQFMKIEGEKFDRVTKLLQQPFTKITDLITRNMVSAFPKLNALDTVYGRLSNYFNDERLKWAFSFQAKYLGMSPWECPGTFTILSYLEHRFGLFHPIGGVNKLCEAMAQVIEEYGGKIYTGTGVKQVVVKEKKAVGVLLENGEMVPSDDVIINADFGHAATNLFKQRDLKKYRKENLEKKKLSCSTFMLYLGINKPLNLPHHMILFAEDYKQNVDEMTKELKLSKDPSIYVHNPSRLDPTLAPKGKSALYVLMPVPNLQADIDWEKEKHGVREKILSRLELEPELHDIRSRIEVEKIVTPLDWQNEMYVYKGATFSLAHNLSQMMYFRPHNKFEDVNHCFLVGGGTHPGSGLPTIFESAKISATLLNQQYVKNNLYKEKQHSLDRKESVLWK; from the coding sequence TTGAGCAGGAGTAAAAAAGTAACTGTCATCGGAGCAGGACCAGGTGGGTTAGCTGTCTCTATGCTGCTTGCAGCCAAGGGTTATGATGTAGTGGTCTATGAGAAACAGTCATATATCGGGGGGAGGACTTCCAGATTAACCTTGGGTGAGTACAACTTTGATTTAGGACCCACCTTTTTTATGATGCCAGATATTCTGGAAGAAATCTTTCAGATGGCAGGACGCCAATTACAAGACTACGTTCAGATACAGGAGATTAATCCATTATATACATTAAAATTTCAAGACTTATCTTTTACACCTACTCGTAATTACGAGGAAATGATACAAGAAATTGAAAATAAGTTCCCTGGTAATGGAGCAGGTTACGATCAATTCATGAAAATAGAAGGAGAGAAGTTTGACCGGGTAACCAAACTACTTCAACAGCCATTTACAAAAATAACTGATTTGATAACAAGAAATATGGTATCTGCCTTCCCAAAATTAAATGCTCTTGATACGGTATATGGCCGATTATCAAACTATTTCAATGATGAAAGGTTGAAATGGGCCTTTTCCTTCCAGGCAAAATATTTGGGCATGTCACCTTGGGAATGTCCCGGAACGTTTACTATTCTCTCTTATTTAGAACACCGTTTTGGTTTGTTTCATCCAATAGGAGGGGTGAATAAGCTTTGTGAAGCAATGGCACAAGTCATCGAGGAGTATGGCGGGAAAATCTATACCGGAACGGGTGTTAAGCAAGTAGTGGTAAAAGAGAAAAAGGCAGTGGGAGTTCTACTTGAAAATGGGGAAATGGTGCCTTCAGATGATGTCATTATTAATGCTGATTTTGGCCATGCAGCAACTAACCTTTTCAAGCAAAGGGATTTAAAGAAATACCGTAAGGAAAATCTCGAAAAGAAGAAACTCTCGTGCTCCACCTTTATGCTGTATTTAGGGATAAATAAACCATTAAATTTGCCGCACCACATGATTCTTTTTGCAGAAGACTATAAACAGAATGTGGATGAGATGACCAAAGAACTGAAGTTATCTAAGGATCCATCTATTTATGTCCATAATCCTTCAAGGCTTGATCCAACTCTTGCACCAAAAGGAAAGTCAGCTCTATATGTGCTCATGCCAGTTCCTAATTTACAGGCAGATATTGATTGGGAAAAAGAGAAGCATGGAGTAAGGGAAAAGATTTTGTCCCGTTTAGAATTAGAACCTGAATTACATGATATTAGATCCCGTATTGAGGTGGAAAAAATCGTTACTCCACTCGATTGGCAAAATGAAATGTATGTCTATAAAGGAGCTACCTTTAGTCTTGCTCACAACCTGAGTCAAATGATGTACTTCCGTCCGCATAACAAATTTGAGGATGTGAATCATTGTTTCTTAGTAGGGGGAGGAACACATCCTGGAAGCGGTTTACCAACGATTTTTGAATCAGCCAAAATCAGTGCCACTCTATTAAACCAGCAATATGTGAAAAATAACCTCTATAAGGAAAAGCAACATTCCTTAGACAGGAAGGAGTCCGTGCTATGGAAATAG
- a CDS encoding amidohydrolase family protein, with protein sequence MLFKNASYLDENCNLVNGDLFIDDGVIKIDCENDVVNDDKIIDCQDYIIIPGLFNAHFHGYSLLAKGIARDMKIESWCNDSQQGRIQTQFFENLDKLSSEEYEWVCLKVNAEMVKKGITFVSENEPAYWPDLVAGAIDKIGLRGIIDTHKKIEESYPKNVGNVSFGTHLLEEEDITEESLEACVLNKKEYDTIYMTHCMENDWRRDIIYTNFGRSSIELYKEKGLLDHKTVLYHGVHMSEKDIELVAETQASVVHCPNSNLWSGAGMAPVSKMLEKGVNVCLGTDFASVDIWETMKTAYYLLKLSSPFNRFQAEDIFKLATVNGAKAYQKNDLGVIREGFKADLVFIKKDPMIPQINSDDFSTVVHNLIFETKEESIRHVMVDGKWVMFDRELLTINEKEIDENFKNVMEKVYNSIYPNGVPSTHPAYEARHDRDKDNWACER encoded by the coding sequence ATGCTTTTTAAAAATGCTAGTTACTTAGACGAAAATTGTAATTTGGTGAATGGTGATCTTTTCATTGATGATGGTGTCATCAAGATTGATTGTGAAAACGACGTAGTTAATGATGATAAAATAATAGATTGTCAGGATTATATTATTATTCCTGGCCTATTTAACGCACATTTCCATGGATATTCCTTATTAGCAAAAGGAATTGCTAGAGATATGAAGATTGAATCCTGGTGTAATGATAGTCAGCAAGGAAGGATTCAAACACAATTCTTTGAGAACCTAGACAAATTATCTAGCGAGGAATATGAATGGGTTTGCTTAAAGGTTAACGCGGAGATGGTGAAGAAAGGAATTACCTTCGTTAGTGAAAATGAACCGGCCTATTGGCCTGATTTAGTGGCCGGAGCGATTGATAAAATAGGTTTGCGCGGGATTATAGATACACATAAGAAAATAGAGGAATCCTATCCAAAAAATGTGGGGAACGTTTCGTTCGGGACTCATTTGTTAGAAGAGGAAGATATAACGGAAGAATCATTAGAAGCTTGTGTCCTTAATAAAAAAGAGTATGACACGATATATATGACTCACTGTATGGAGAATGATTGGAGACGTGATATCATTTACACCAATTTTGGAAGGTCATCAATTGAGTTATATAAAGAGAAGGGACTATTGGATCATAAAACGGTTCTTTACCATGGGGTACATATGAGTGAAAAGGATATAGAACTCGTTGCAGAAACCCAAGCGTCGGTTGTCCACTGCCCCAATTCAAATTTATGGTCAGGCGCTGGTATGGCACCTGTAAGTAAAATGCTTGAAAAGGGTGTAAATGTTTGCCTTGGAACTGATTTTGCTAGCGTAGATATTTGGGAAACGATGAAAACTGCCTATTATTTATTAAAACTAAGCAGTCCATTTAATCGTTTCCAGGCGGAAGATATTTTTAAACTGGCAACTGTGAACGGAGCAAAGGCCTATCAAAAGAATGATTTAGGAGTTATAAGGGAAGGATTTAAAGCTGATCTGGTGTTTATTAAAAAAGATCCTATGATTCCACAGATTAATAGCGATGATTTTTCTACTGTTGTTCATAATTTGATATTTGAAACAAAAGAAGAAAGTATTCGTCATGTGATGGTTGATGGTAAATGGGTCATGTTTGATCGAGAGCTGTTAACAATCAACGAAAAAGAAATAGATGAAAACTTTAAAAACGTGATGGAAAAGGTGTATAATTCGATCTATCCAAATGGAGTACCATCTACACATCCTGCCTATGAAGCAAGGCATGATAGGGATAAAGATAATTGGGCGTGCGAGCGATAA
- the adhE gene encoding bifunctional acetaldehyde-CoA/alcohol dehydrogenase gives MAVEEKALEQKQIGVMIERLAQKGEQALNVFRTLNQEKVDQIVKSMALTALENQDKLAKMAVDETNRGLFEDKISKNMFATEMIYNSIRNLKTVGIISENEHEGTYELAEPVGVIAALVPITNPTSTVIYKSLISLKTRNPIIFSFHHLSQKSGIVTAQLLREAAIKAGAPENCIQWLDEPSREAIHSLMRHPKVSLILATGGSSMVKEAYSSGKPAIGVGPGNVPCYFEKTANVKSSVQDLLLSKTYDNGMICASEQALIIDKEIYSEVITEMMANKCYFLNETEKQQLEHLAIKKDTSSLNPMVVGLPAFKIAEMAGIEVPKDTKVLVVELDGVGPNTPLSCEKLSPILACYKANNVEEAFDLAEQTLEYGGLGHTASIHTSDDRIIEQFAMRMRAGRILVNTPSAQGATGNVYNDFLPTLTLGCGTYGGNSVSVNVGATHLLNIKKVAKRNINAQVLRTPPQIYYKKNSIQTLEFIPDISNAFIVTSPSSIRNGYVDKVIHFLKKRADFKHVDIFSEVEPDPSIETVQKGAECMRHSQPDVIIALGGGSVLDAAKAMWLFYEHPATDFDALKQKFLNPRKRVVTYPKLRGKAKLIAIPTTSGTGSEVTSFAVITDNKSNIKYPLSDPELLPDIAIIDPQFTMTVPKHITADTGMDVLTHALEAYVSVCANDFTDGQIIKAIQLVFEYLPRAYHDSTDALAREKMHYASTMAGLAFNNAFLGINHSLAHALGAEFHIAHGRANAIFLPHVIRFNSKKPTKFTPFAGYEHFIADQRYAELAKFLGLQARTTEEGIVSLIEAIITLAKGLDMPLSIEECGINYSEFENKVDLLALHAFNDPDTNVNPRRPLTRELAEILRQAYKGI, from the coding sequence ATGGCAGTAGAAGAAAAAGCACTTGAACAAAAGCAAATTGGAGTAATGATTGAGCGGCTTGCTCAAAAAGGCGAACAGGCATTAAATGTATTCCGCACCTTAAATCAAGAAAAAGTCGATCAAATTGTTAAAAGTATGGCTCTCACAGCTTTAGAAAATCAAGATAAGCTCGCTAAAATGGCTGTAGATGAAACCAATCGAGGATTATTTGAAGATAAGATTTCAAAAAATATGTTCGCAACGGAGATGATTTATAACAGTATTCGGAACCTAAAAACTGTAGGCATTATTAGTGAAAACGAGCATGAAGGTACATATGAGCTAGCTGAACCCGTCGGTGTAATTGCGGCGCTTGTCCCCATTACGAACCCTACATCGACAGTCATTTATAAATCACTCATTTCACTAAAGACAAGAAATCCAATTATATTTTCTTTTCACCATTTATCTCAGAAATCTGGAATTGTAACTGCACAACTCCTCAGGGAAGCTGCCATTAAAGCGGGCGCCCCTGAAAATTGCATTCAATGGCTAGATGAGCCCTCCCGTGAAGCTATTCATTCTCTCATGAGACATCCAAAGGTATCACTCATCCTTGCTACTGGGGGATCAAGTATGGTTAAGGAAGCTTACAGCTCCGGTAAACCTGCAATTGGGGTCGGTCCTGGTAATGTTCCTTGCTATTTTGAGAAAACAGCCAATGTGAAGAGTTCTGTCCAGGATCTGCTTCTATCCAAGACATATGACAATGGTATGATCTGCGCATCTGAGCAGGCCCTCATTATTGATAAAGAAATCTATTCAGAAGTCATTACTGAAATGATGGCTAACAAGTGTTATTTTCTTAACGAAACTGAAAAACAACAATTGGAACATCTAGCGATTAAAAAAGATACCAGTTCCCTTAACCCAATGGTTGTTGGTTTACCAGCCTTTAAAATTGCCGAAATGGCGGGTATTGAAGTTCCGAAAGATACAAAGGTGCTTGTTGTCGAATTAGATGGGGTTGGACCAAATACCCCGCTTTCCTGTGAGAAATTAAGTCCGATTCTTGCCTGCTACAAGGCAAATAACGTGGAGGAAGCTTTCGATCTTGCTGAACAGACATTAGAATATGGTGGACTAGGTCATACCGCTTCCATCCATACTTCAGATGATAGGATTATTGAACAGTTTGCGATGAGAATGAGAGCAGGAAGGATCCTTGTTAACACACCATCCGCTCAAGGAGCAACTGGTAATGTATATAATGATTTTCTACCTACCCTAACTCTCGGCTGCGGTACCTATGGTGGAAACTCCGTCTCAGTTAATGTAGGTGCCACGCATTTATTAAATATTAAAAAGGTGGCAAAGAGAAACATCAATGCACAAGTCCTAAGAACTCCACCACAAATCTATTATAAAAAGAACTCTATCCAGACCTTAGAATTTATTCCTGATATCTCAAATGCATTTATTGTAACTAGTCCAAGCTCAATCAGAAATGGCTATGTAGATAAGGTCATTCATTTTCTAAAAAAACGGGCCGATTTTAAACATGTTGATATTTTTTCAGAAGTGGAGCCTGATCCAAGTATTGAAACCGTCCAAAAGGGAGCAGAATGTATGAGACATTCCCAACCGGATGTCATTATTGCTTTGGGAGGCGGTTCTGTCCTTGATGCGGCGAAGGCCATGTGGCTCTTCTACGAACATCCTGCTACTGACTTCGATGCATTAAAACAAAAATTCTTAAACCCAAGAAAACGCGTAGTCACATATCCAAAATTACGAGGTAAAGCAAAACTTATTGCCATTCCAACAACCTCTGGAACAGGGTCTGAGGTGACTTCCTTTGCAGTTATTACGGATAATAAATCGAATATAAAATATCCTCTTTCAGATCCTGAACTCTTACCAGATATCGCTATTATCGACCCGCAATTTACGATGACAGTACCTAAGCATATTACCGCCGATACCGGGATGGACGTATTAACCCATGCACTTGAAGCGTATGTTTCAGTTTGCGCGAATGATTTTACAGACGGTCAAATTATCAAGGCTATTCAACTTGTGTTCGAATACTTGCCAAGAGCTTACCATGATAGCACTGACGCTCTTGCAAGAGAAAAAATGCATTATGCATCAACCATGGCTGGGCTTGCTTTCAACAATGCGTTTTTAGGAATAAATCATAGTCTTGCCCATGCATTAGGCGCTGAGTTCCACATTGCACACGGGCGAGCAAATGCAATCTTCCTGCCACATGTCATTCGTTTTAATTCGAAAAAACCTACAAAGTTTACTCCGTTTGCAGGTTACGAACATTTTATCGCTGACCAGCGGTATGCTGAGCTAGCTAAATTCCTTGGATTGCAAGCTCGAACAACGGAAGAAGGGATTGTTAGTTTAATTGAAGCTATTATCACCCTTGCTAAAGGACTAGACATGCCATTGAGCATTGAAGAATGTGGTATAAACTATTCTGAATTTGAAAATAAAGTTGACCTGCTGGCCTTACATGCATTCAATGATCCAGATACGAATGTCAATCCAAGGCGCCCGCTAACTAGGGAATTGGCAGAGATTTTACGGCAAGCCTACAAAGGGATTTAA
- a CDS encoding flavin reductase family protein — MDDRQFRNAMGKFATGVTVVATEVDGDVHGMTANAFMSVSLNPKLVVISVSEKARILEKIKKSNIFTVNILAADQQELSMIFAGQLKEHREVGFDYLDGKPVLAGTVAQIACELSAEHIEGDHTLLIGKVTAIHTGDAEPLIYFSGRYRELAD; from the coding sequence ATGGATGATCGTCAGTTTAGAAATGCTATGGGAAAATTTGCGACAGGGGTAACTGTAGTAGCTACAGAGGTAGACGGCGATGTACATGGCATGACAGCTAACGCGTTTATGTCGGTTTCACTCAATCCAAAGCTTGTAGTCATTTCTGTATCTGAAAAAGCTCGAATTCTTGAGAAAATAAAAAAGAGTAACATATTCACTGTCAATATTCTAGCGGCCGACCAACAAGAACTCTCAATGATTTTTGCAGGGCAGCTTAAGGAACATCGAGAAGTAGGATTTGACTATCTAGATGGAAAGCCAGTATTGGCAGGGACGGTTGCACAGATTGCCTGCGAACTATCGGCAGAACATATCGAAGGAGATCATACCTTGTTAATTGGAAAAGTGACAGCTATTCACACCGGGGATGCCGAGCCTTTAATTTATTTCAGTGGACGTTACCGGGAACTGGCTGATTAA